A genomic window from Ischnura elegans chromosome 10, ioIscEleg1.1, whole genome shotgun sequence includes:
- the LOC124166684 gene encoding protein gustavus-like — protein sequence MECRAHFQSHRCRQGTTEEKSDSHLCMVPASLNCDSPQSVSEVPKSPDESFQDSVGAQSLLQRQPLGAVTPSGNPENFHWINCFNINQVAQSVRNIVAERFERILESSVGAIEGPSSTESSSIQSRIMHPWRSISACLKTINMNLEMQPREALTPKELAVEPPNPRRLKLLFGMPEASKEVQLKHAWNPRDCSRNIRVEAEDKLTFHRYPVAQTTDCIRGKVGFSEGLHVWEIVWPTSQRGTHAVVGVATADAPLYTDTYVSLVGLNEESWGWDLGRNILYHDSKNNPGVPYPSLLSPDESFMVPDKFKVILDMDEGTLAFMVDSWYLGVAFRNLKGRKLYPIVSAVWGRCEVSLRYIGGLEPAKTLMDMCRWVIRGSLGHEHLEERVNQLALPHSIKAYLLHTSSMSS from the coding sequence ATGGAGTGTCGTGCCCACTTCCAGTCCCATCGTTGTAGGCAAGGGACAACTGAAGAGAAATCAGACTCTCATTTATGCATGGTTCCGGCCTCATTGAATTGTGACAGTCCTCAAAGTGTGAGTGAAGTGCCCAAATCCCCCGATGAAAGCTTCCAAGACAGCGTTGGTGCCCAATCACTTTTGCAAAGGCAACCGTTAGGTGCAGTGACTCCATCCGGTAACCCAGAGAATTTTCATTGGATCAATTGTTTTAATATTAATCAGGTGGCGCAGAGCGTGCGCAACATTGTGGCAGAGAGGTTTGAAAGGATTCTGGAGTCTTCCGTGGGTGCGATTGAAGGACCAAGTTCGACAGAAAGTTCATCTATCCAAAGCAGGATAATGCATCCGTGGAGGTCAATATCAGCCTGTCTCAAAACGATAAACATGAATCTCGAAATGCAACCTCGGGAGGCTCTGACCCCAAAAGAGTTGGCTGTTGAGCCTCCGAACCCACGTAGACTAAAACTGCTCTTTGGCATGCCGGAGGCATCGAAGGAAGTGCAGCTGAAGCACGCTTGGAATCCAAGAGACTGCTCGCGAAACATTCGTGTGGAGGCAGAAGACAAGCTCACTTTCCATCGCTACCCAGTGGCACAAACCACAGACTGTATAAGGGGTAAAGTTGGCTTCTCTGAGGGCCTTCACGTGTGGGAAATTGTTTGGCCGACTAGCCAGCGAGGGACACACGCCGTTGTGGGAGTGGCCACGGCAGATGCCCCCCTCTACACTGACACCTACGTGAGTTTGGTGGGTTTGAATGAAGAGTCATGGGGTTGGGACTTGGGCCGAAATATCCTCTACCACGATTCAAAGAACAACCCTGGAGTCCCATATCCGTCACTCCTCAGTCCAGACGAGAGTTTCATGGTGCCCGACAAATTCAAAGTCATACTGGATATGGATGAAGGCACTCTAGCGTTCATGGTGGATAGTTGGTACCTAGGAGTGGCCTTCCGTAATCTCAAAGGTCGCAAATTATATCCCATAGTGAGTGCTGTGTGGGGCCGATGTGAAGTCAGTCTGCGATACATTGGTGGACTCGAGCCTGCCAAGACATTGATGGACATGTGTCGGTGGGTCATCAGGGGGTCCCTGGGGCACGAGCACCTCGAAGAGAGAGTTAATCAACTTGCTCTGCCTCATTCCATCAAAGCGTACCTGCTACATACTTCATCCATGTCCTCGTAA